A region of Vitis riparia cultivar Riparia Gloire de Montpellier isolate 1030 chromosome 12, EGFV_Vit.rip_1.0, whole genome shotgun sequence DNA encodes the following proteins:
- the LOC117925962 gene encoding uncharacterized protein LOC117925962 has protein sequence MIDIVITVATKVSEYLVAPIGHQLSYLFCYRSHMDELDKKIQELGCMRGDLQITIDTAIRSGDEIRPIVQDWLTRVDGITGQAEELMKDENKSCLNGWCPNLKSHYLLSREADKKAQVIVQIQKDHNFPDGVSYCAPPSNKQ, from the coding sequence ATGATAGACATCGTTATTACCGTTGCTACAAAAGTTTCAGAGTACTTGGTTGCTCCAATTGGACACCAGCTTAGTTATCTGTTTTGCTACCGCAGCCACATGGATGAACTCGACAAGAAGATTCAGGAATTGGGGTGTATGAGGGGTGACCTTCAGATAACTATTGATACAGCTATTAGAAGTGGGGATGAAATCAGACCTATTGTTCAAGACTGGCTGACTCGGGTAGATGGGATTACAGGGCAGGCAGAAGAATTaatgaaagatgaaaataaGAGTTGTCTCAATGGCTGGTGTCCTAATCTCAAGTCACATTACCTGCTAAGCAGAGAAGCGGACAAAAAGGCGCAGGTTATTGTTCAAATCCAAAAAGACCATAATTTCCCCGATGGCGTATCATATTGTGCCCCTCCATCGAATAAACAGTAA